A DNA window from Pseudomonadota bacterium contains the following coding sequences:
- the rpsK gene encoding 30S ribosomal protein S11 codes for MVKNTGKSKKRVKKSVLDAVAHVQASFNNTIITITDRQGNALSWATAGGAGFKGSRKSTPFAAQVAAETAGKVVQEFGVKNIEVRVKGPGPGRESSVRALNALGFKVTNIIDVTPIPHNGCRPPKRRRV; via the coding sequence ATGGTTAAAAACACCGGAAAATCCAAAAAGCGAGTCAAAAAGTCGGTGCTTGACGCTGTCGCACACGTACAGGCGTCGTTTAACAACACCATCATCACCATCACCGACCGGCAAGGCAACGCGCTGAGCTGGGCCACGGCTGGCGGCGCGGGCTTCAAGGGCTCTCGAAAGAGTACGCCGTTTGCCGCGCAGGTTGCCGCTGAGACCGCCGGCAAGGTGGTGCAGGAGTTTGGGGTAAAAAATATTGAGGTTCGCGTAAAGGGCCCCGGCCCGGGTCGCGAGTCTTCTGTTCGGGCGCTCAATGCGCTGGGTTTCAAGGTCACCAACATCATCGACGTGACCCCGATTCCTCACAACGGCTGCC
- the rplF gene encoding 50S ribosomal protein L6: MSRIAKQPVTLPKGVEVSVAGQTVTVKGPKGSTTLDLHPSVSVEQGEGELTMVPANDGAVAMAGTMRSLLANCVTGASEGFERKLELVGVGYRAQMQGKAINLTLGFSHPVEFTPPEGVDLETPSQTEIVVRGIDKQKVGQVAAVIRSYRPPEPYKGKGVRYAGERIVMKEAKKA; this comes from the coding sequence ATGTCCCGTATTGCAAAACAACCGGTGACCCTGCCGAAAGGCGTGGAAGTTTCCGTTGCCGGACAGACCGTCACGGTCAAAGGCCCGAAGGGCAGCACCACTCTCGATCTGCATCCGTCCGTTTCGGTCGAGCAGGGTGAAGGTGAGCTGACGATGGTTCCGGCAAACGACGGCGCCGTGGCCATGGCGGGAACCATGCGTTCCCTGCTTGCCAACTGCGTCACCGGAGCCTCGGAAGGCTTCGAACGTAAGCTCGAGCTGGTCGGGGTTGGCTATCGCGCCCAGATGCAGGGCAAAGCGATCAACCTGACGCTCGGCTTCTCGCACCCGGTGGAGTTCACGCCGCCGGAAGGCGTGGACCTCGAAACGCCGAGCCAGACGGAAATCGTTGTTCGCGGCATCGACAAGCAGAAAGTCGGTCAGGTCGCAGCGGTGATCCGCAGCTATCGCCCGCCCGAGCCCTACAAAGGCAAAGGCGTGCGGTACGCGGGTGAGCGAATTGTTATGAAGGAAGCGAAGAAGGCCTAA
- the rpsM gene encoding 30S ribosomal protein S13 produces the protein MARIAGVNIPVHKHTWVGLTEVYGIGRTQALKICEETRIDPTTKVGDLADAELEQLRQAVGRRTVEGDLRREIGMNIKRLMDLGCYRGLRHRRGLPTRGQRTKTNARTRKGPRRPIKR, from the coding sequence ATGGCACGTATTGCGGGAGTTAATATCCCGGTTCACAAACACACCTGGGTGGGCCTCACCGAGGTGTATGGCATTGGCCGTACGCAGGCTCTGAAAATCTGCGAAGAAACCCGTATCGATCCGACCACCAAGGTGGGCGATCTGGCGGACGCAGAGCTCGAGCAGCTGCGCCAGGCCGTAGGCCGGCGAACCGTAGAAGGCGATCTGCGGCGCGAAATTGGTATGAACATCAAGCGGTTGATGGATTTGGGCTGCTACCGCGGCCTGCGCCATCGACGCGGTTTGCCGACGCGTGGTCAGCGAACCAAAACGAACGCACGCACCCGCAAGGGCCCGCGTCGTCCGATCAAGCGCTGA
- the secY gene encoding preprotein translocase subunit SecY gives MAGPTRQPPSGGMTLPKELTQRVLFVIGAIVVFRLGTFVPVPGINPAALVELMNQQRGTIVDMFNMFSGGALGRFSLFALGVMPYISASIIIQLLSATVPHLQQLKKEGEAGRRKITQYTRYFTVVLAAVQAVTVAVALQNQGAIAGLPVVVNPGTGFLFTAVVSLTSGTMFLMWLGEQVTERGVGNGISILIFAGIVAALPGSIAGTLDLARQGAISPITVLTLLALALATIAIVVFIERGQRRITVNYARKGGRQAYQSQSSHLPLKLNMAGVIPAIFASSLILFPATLATWLGTNEQARWLQNVATRLAPGEPLYAVLFGILIAGFCFFYTALVFNSQETADNLKRSGALIPGIRPGKQTAQYIDGVITRLTTWGAIYLVLICLLPDWLNASLGVPLFGGTSILIVVVVAMDFMAQVQAHMVSHQYDSLLKKANLKTYGRSGVVR, from the coding sequence ATGGCTGGACCTACCCGACAACCGCCGAGCGGCGGAATGACGCTTCCCAAAGAGCTCACCCAGCGGGTGCTCTTTGTGATTGGGGCCATTGTGGTTTTCCGTCTCGGTACGTTTGTGCCGGTGCCCGGAATTAACCCGGCGGCCCTTGTCGAGCTGATGAATCAGCAGCGCGGCACCATTGTGGACATGTTCAACATGTTCTCTGGCGGCGCGCTGGGGCGTTTCTCGTTGTTTGCGCTCGGCGTGATGCCCTACATCTCGGCGTCCATCATCATTCAGCTGCTCAGCGCCACGGTCCCGCATCTGCAGCAGCTCAAGAAGGAAGGTGAGGCCGGTCGTCGCAAGATTACCCAGTACACCCGTTATTTCACGGTGGTGCTGGCGGCGGTGCAGGCGGTGACGGTCGCGGTAGCGCTGCAGAATCAGGGCGCCATTGCCGGATTGCCGGTTGTGGTCAACCCCGGTACCGGTTTCCTGTTCACCGCGGTGGTCAGCCTGACCAGCGGCACGATGTTCCTCATGTGGCTTGGTGAGCAGGTCACGGAACGCGGCGTCGGTAACGGTATTTCGATCCTGATCTTCGCCGGCATTGTGGCGGCCCTGCCCGGCTCTATTGCCGGGACGCTGGACCTAGCGCGCCAGGGCGCAATCTCGCCGATCACGGTGCTGACGCTGCTGGCCCTGGCTCTTGCAACGATCGCGATTGTGGTTTTCATCGAGCGCGGTCAGCGCCGCATCACGGTGAATTACGCGCGGAAGGGCGGCCGTCAGGCCTACCAAAGCCAAAGCTCGCATCTGCCGCTGAAGCTGAACATGGCGGGCGTGATCCCGGCGATCTTTGCCTCGAGCCTGATCCTGTTTCCGGCCACGCTGGCAACCTGGCTCGGCACCAATGAACAAGCGCGCTGGCTGCAAAACGTCGCTACCCGGCTCGCGCCTGGTGAGCCGCTGTACGCCGTGCTCTTTGGGATCCTGATCGCGGGCTTCTGCTTCTTTTACACCGCGCTGGTGTTTAACAGCCAGGAGACCGCTGACAATCTGAAGCGCTCAGGCGCGCTGATCCCGGGTATTCGACCCGGCAAGCAGACCGCGCAGTACATCGATGGCGTCATCACGCGGCTCACTACCTGGGGCGCCATCTATCTGGTGTTGATTTGCTTGCTGCCGGATTGGCTGAACGCCTCGCTGGGTGTGCCGTTGTTTGGCGGTACGTCGATTTTGATTGTGGTGGTTGTGGCCATGGACTTCATGGCGCAGGTGCAGGCTCACATGGTGTCGCACCAGTACGACAGCCTGCTGAAGAAAGCCAACCTGAAGACCTACGGTAGGTCCGGAGTGGTGCGATAA
- the rplR gene encoding 50S ribosomal protein L18, translated as MNKKDSRLRRAKRARAKIRQLGIPRLSVHRSGQHLSAQVIDPKTGKVLAAASTMQASVREGLASCKNVEAATRVGQVIGEKAKEAGLESVAFDRSGFKYHGRVKALAEAAREAGLKF; from the coding sequence ATGAACAAAAAAGACTCCAGACTCCGCCGCGCGAAGCGCGCCCGAGCCAAGATTCGTCAGCTGGGAATTCCCCGCCTGTCGGTTCATCGGTCCGGTCAGCACCTGTCGGCGCAGGTGATCGATCCGAAAACCGGCAAGGTGCTTGCCGCCGCGTCCACGATGCAGGCGAGCGTTCGTGAGGGCCTCGCAAGCTGTAAGAACGTCGAGGCCGCCACGCGTGTCGGACAGGTGATCGGCGAGAAAGCCAAGGAAGCGGGACTTGAGTCCGTCGCTTTCGATCGCTCCGGTTTCAAATATCACGGTCGGGTCAAAGCCCTGGCTGAAGCAGCCCGCGAAGCGGGCCTGAAATTCTAG
- the rpsH gene encoding 30S ribosomal protein S8 has translation MSMSDPVADMLTRIRNAQLAGKKTVSMPTSKLKVGIAGVLKDEGYVVDHSVTGGEQPQLVIELKYREGRGVIDRLERVSRPGLRCYRGKNDLPRVMGGLGIAIVSTSNGIMTDHKARVAGFGGEVLCVVS, from the coding sequence ATGAGTATGAGTGACCCAGTAGCAGACATGCTGACGCGCATTCGCAACGCGCAGCTGGCTGGCAAAAAAACCGTGTCCATGCCGACTTCCAAGCTGAAGGTGGGTATCGCCGGGGTGCTGAAAGACGAAGGTTATGTCGTTGACCACAGCGTGACCGGCGGCGAACAGCCTCAGCTGGTTATTGAGCTGAAGTACCGCGAAGGACGCGGCGTCATCGATCGCCTTGAGCGCGTGAGCCGGCCTGGGCTGCGCTGCTATCGCGGTAAAAACGACCTGCCCCGCGTCATGGGCGGACTTGGAATAGCCATTGTATCCACCTCGAACGGCATCATGACCGACCACAAAGCCCGCGTTGCCGGCTTTGGCGGTGAGGTGCTGTGCGTGGTGTCCTGA
- the rpsE gene encoding 30S ribosomal protein S5 produces the protein MARNDQRDNDDGMIEKLVAVNRVAKVVKGGRQFGFTALSVVGDGNGRVGFGYGKAREVPIAIQKSMERARRQMIHVDLHDGTLWYPMTARHGGSKVYMQPASEGTGVIAGGAMRAVLEAVGVQNVLAKSLGSRNPINLVRATITGLKQMQSPASVAAKRGKTLEEVMENHG, from the coding sequence ATGGCAAGAAACGACCAACGAGATAACGACGACGGCATGATCGAAAAGCTGGTCGCCGTGAACCGGGTGGCCAAGGTAGTGAAAGGCGGACGTCAGTTCGGCTTCACCGCACTGAGCGTCGTCGGTGACGGCAACGGCCGCGTCGGCTTCGGCTACGGTAAAGCCCGCGAGGTACCGATCGCCATTCAGAAGTCCATGGAGCGCGCCCGCCGCCAGATGATCCACGTGGATCTTCACGACGGTACGCTCTGGTATCCGATGACGGCGCGCCACGGCGGCTCCAAGGTTTACATGCAGCCGGCCTCCGAAGGTACCGGCGTTATTGCCGGGGGCGCAATGCGCGCCGTGCTGGAAGCGGTTGGCGTCCAGAACGTACTGGCGAAGAGCCTGGGCTCACGAAACCCGATCAACCTGGTGCGGGCCACGATCACGGGTCTCAAGCAGATGCAGTCGCCGGCCAGCGTTGCCGCCAAGCGTGGCAAGACCTTGGAAGAGGTGATGGAAAATCATGGCTGA
- the rpmD gene encoding 50S ribosomal protein L30 produces MADQLQVTLVKSKHGRVPGHRECVQGLGLRKMHQTVTVADTPENRGMINKVSYLLKVEPVA; encoded by the coding sequence ATGGCTGATCAGCTTCAGGTAACGCTTGTTAAGAGCAAACATGGCCGCGTGCCCGGACACCGCGAATGCGTTCAGGGTCTCGGGCTGCGGAAGATGCATCAGACGGTGACGGTAGCTGACACCCCGGAAAACCGCGGCATGATCAACAAGGTCAGCTATCTGCTGAAGGTTGAGCCGGTCGCCTGA
- the rpsN gene encoding 30S ribosomal protein S14, whose translation MAKQSMIQRELKRTKLVNRFAEKRTALKAIIASEKSTDEEVMDAQLKLQKMPRDSSPVRQRNRCRSSGRPRGYYRKFGLSRNKLREAMMRGDVPGLKKASW comes from the coding sequence ATGGCTAAACAATCAATGATTCAGCGCGAGCTGAAGCGCACCAAGCTGGTGAATCGCTTCGCAGAAAAGCGCACCGCGCTTAAGGCGATTATCGCCAGCGAGAAGAGCACCGATGAAGAGGTGATGGACGCGCAGCTGAAGCTGCAGAAGATGCCGCGCGACTCCAGCCCGGTGCGTCAGCGCAATCGCTGCCGCTCATCCGGTCGCCCGCGCGGTTATTACCGTAAGTTTGGACTGTCCCGCAACAAGCTTCGCGAAGCGATGATGCGTGGTGACGTGCCTGGCCTCAAGAAAGCCAGCTGGTAA
- the rplO gene encoding 50S ribosomal protein L15 yields MRLNSLKPAAGSKGTRKRVGRGIGSGNGKTAGRGHKGQHSRSGGYHKVGFEGGQLPMQRRLPKVGFASRKAGLTQEIRLYQINSMNVETVDMAALKAAGLIGQRVQKVKVINTGQLERPITVKGLNVTKGAAAAITAAGGSIEE; encoded by the coding sequence ATGCGTTTAAACAGCTTAAAGCCGGCGGCCGGCTCAAAAGGCACCCGCAAGCGCGTGGGTCGCGGTATCGGATCCGGCAATGGTAAAACCGCGGGCCGCGGCCACAAGGGTCAGCACTCGCGTTCCGGTGGGTACCACAAGGTGGGCTTCGAGGGTGGCCAGCTGCCGATGCAGCGTCGCCTGCCGAAGGTGGGCTTCGCGTCTCGCAAAGCGGGCCTGACCCAGGAAATCCGCCTGTATCAGATCAACAGCATGAACGTTGAGACGGTCGACATGGCGGCACTCAAAGCGGCCGGGCTGATCGGTCAGCGCGTGCAAAAGGTCAAAGTCATCAACACCGGGCAACTCGAGCGTCCAATCACGGTCAAAGGTCTTAACGTCACTAAAGGTGCGGCGGCCGCAATCACGGCAGCTGGCGGCAGCATCGAGGAATAA